The following proteins come from a genomic window of Spea bombifrons isolate aSpeBom1 chromosome 10, aSpeBom1.2.pri, whole genome shotgun sequence:
- the LOC128467819 gene encoding SITS-binding protein-like, translated as MPHTRNRNPNFMPEVTWDSGVKEMNETWKGAVGCLGVAIFFIMTIGIIYWQVVDQPAKNWILKGRFSGFVWEKNTHTLILQTLNENKTFVEINIGNFPAAEQPFIKNSCWMNKTEFCYTWDSVQTLQITLNQSFSAGSECYSLTWTPIHCDVRLKDCFSMSNVSWYGGATLSAQRWPINNVNMALQPFIISNLKSSPSGYGSVLERYFLGSTGVAVLINPDIPVLISIEENKSFCVETPTSTDMSPLKYTVCVGETIPSVHQEMASLLYERQRRLPNVEMLWMPVWKHYGLSDSAAKLERELRSFHNKLRRLGLGECLIAINEHSTMLLSNKDHKPIVNQGLRQQRHRREPHFLKNLHLIITTSPYASISSEQFQMYLREEHENFWISLHSKSDGSTAPVLTKWNGHFSVRLNISSEAAVYWYLNSVSTLKNKLGAEYVTFEGVEGNVFMEQSMQPRRGLERDGYTGFLASMATKLGNSTIITASTRSNYLPIFMQMNPLQSDWSHHGLKGIIPSVLHYSLLGYNFFIPDAVGGTFAGEFITHEELFIRWLQIVTFLPVMSFYTPPWVCCDDWVLNLTRLYIQKHRDFVVPLLIKYADEWLHLGIPIYRPVWWISPNDPLAFTIEDEFLIGDEMLIAPITDQGEVQRDIFLPGTNYQWMDMKTSQVFDGGTTLRNYNCGLLEVPVFLKKTS; from the exons ATGCCTCATACCCGGAACAGAAATCCAAATTTCATGCCGGAGGTAACCTGGGATTCGGGAGTTAAGGAGATGAACGAAACGTGGAAAGGGGCCGTTGGGTGCCTGGGAGTCgcgatttttttcattatgaccATCGGAATTATTTACTGGCAAGTCGTGGATCAACCGGCCAAAAACTGGATCCTGAAAGGGAGATTTAGTGGATTTGTATGGGAAAAGAATACTCATACCCTGATACTACAGACCCTGAACGAAAATAAAACCTTCGTTGAGATTAATATAGGAAATTTCCCCGCCGCGGAGCAACCTTTTATTAAGAATTCCTGCTGGAtgaataaaacagaattttgCTACACGTGGGATTCCGTACAAACTCTCCAAATCACACTAAACCAAAGCTTCTCAGCGGGATCTGAGTGCTACAGTTTAACGTGGACTCCGATTCATTGCGACGTGAGgctgaaa GATTGCTTTTCAATGTCGAATGTTTCATGGTATGGAGGAGCAACGCTCAGTGCGCAGCGCTGGCCGATCAACAATGTGAACATGGCTCTCCAGCCTTTCATAATCAGCAACCTCAAATCCAGTCCTTCTGGCTATGGATCGGTTCTGGAGAGATATTTTTTGGGATCAACTG GGGTAGCTGTACTGATCAACCCAGATATTCCAGTGTTAATTTCAATCGAAGAGAATAAATCATTTTGTGTGGAGACCCCCACAAGCACAGACATGTCTCCGCTGAAATACACGGTGTGCGTCGGCGAGACCATCCCATCTGTCCATCAAGAAATGGCAAGTCTGCTCTATGAGAGACAAAGGAGGCTTCCAAACGTTGAGATGCTTTG GATGCCAGTTTGGAAACATTATGGGTTATCTGATTCTGCCGCCAAACTTGAAAGAGAATTGAGATCGTTCCATAATAAGCTCAGAAGGCTTGGATTGGGGGAATGCCTGATTGCTATTAATGAACATTCCACAATGTTACTTTCTAATAAG gaccACAAACCCATAGTGAACCAAGGACTAAGACAGCAAAGACACAGACGGGAGCCGCATTTCCTTAAAAACCTACATCTTATAATAACCACGTCTCCATACGCGAGCATCAGCTCGGAGCAGTTTCAGATGTACCTGCGAGAGGAACATGAAAACTTCTGGATCAGTCTCCATTCCAAGTCAGATGGCTCAACG GCACCAGTCCTGACTAAATGGAATGGCCACTTCTCGGTGAGATTGAATATAAGTAGCGAAGCTGCCGTTTACTGGTATTTGAACTCCGTGAGCACTTTGAAGAATAAGCTGGGGGCTGAATACGTAACATTTGAAGGAGTGGAAGGCAATGTGTTTATGGAACAGTCAATGCAGCCTCGCCGGGGCTTGGAGAGAGACGGTTACACGGGGTTTTTGGCATCGATGGCGACAAAGCTTGGAAATTCAACCATTATCACTGCAAGTACAAG GTCAAACTATCTGCCAATATTTATGCAAATGAACCCATTACAATCGGACTGGAGCCACCATGGACTTAAAGGAATCATTCCTTCCGTTCTTCATTACAGCTTGCTTGGATACAATTTTTTCATTCCAGATGCAGTAG gaGGTACGTTTGCAGGTGAATTTATAACACATGAAGAACTGTTTATCCGTTGGTTGCAAATTGTGACTTTCCTTCCAGTGATGTCCTTCTACACTCCGCCGTGGGTTTGTTGTGATGATTGG GTTTTGAATCTCACCAGACTCTATATACAGAAACATCGAGACTTTGTTGTACCCTTGCTGATAAAGTACGCCGACGAATGGCTTCACCTTGGAATCCCTATCTACAGACCAGTTTGGTGGATCAGTCCAAATGATCCCCTGGCATTTACTATAGAGGATGAATTCCTTATAGGAGATGAG aTGCTGATAGCTCCCATCACAGATCAGGGTGAAGTTCAGAGagacatttttcttccgggAACCAATTACCAATGGATGGACATGAAGACATCTCAAGTGTTTGATGGGGGAACCACATTAAGAAACTATAACTGTGGCCTACTGGAAGTTCCAGTTTTTCTCAAGAAAACCTCATAA